Within Metabacillus sp. KUDC1714, the genomic segment TTCATTTTTTGAAACATACGCTTTTTCTACCTGCTCATTAGAAAAGCCTAGAAGTTTACCTAAATACAAATATTCCTCAAACATTTTTTTATACTGACTAATGGATTGATTATTTTTAAATGCAGTTATTGTCTCATATACGATTAAAAATTGTTCTGTCATACTACGATCATCTTGCTTGTCCTCTATAGATAATGCTGGGTTAACCTTGATTTTTAAACCTAGTGATAGGATAAAGTGGACACCGTCTACATATTCTTCTAATATGACGTCAATCGCTGCAGGTGGCTTCAAACTCCAGAACTTAAAGCATCTTGTCTCATTAGCAAGTTCTCCTACTTCTACTAATAGAGCAAGAATTTTCCTTTCAGTTAGAGCTTCATTTTGTAGCTGGTGCTGTGTTTCAAT encodes:
- a CDS encoding dUTP diphosphatase is translated as MNLTNLFNMQQQLDTKIETQHQLQNEALTERKILALLVEVGELANETRCFKFWSLKPPAAIDVILEEYVDGVHFILSLGLKIKVNPALSIEDKQDDRSMTEQFLIVYETITAFKNNQSISQYKKMFEEYLYLGKLLGFSNEQVEKAYVSKNEVNHERQQQGY